From Salinibacterium sp. ZJ450, one genomic window encodes:
- a CDS encoding MarR family winged helix-turn-helix transcriptional regulator — MPAHDEVDRIVDAWLRERPDLDFAPLQVLSRVARLSKHLDRARRAAFGESGLEPWEFDVLSALRRAGSPYQLSPKALLQQTLVSSGTMTNRIDRLVERQLVERRTDPHDGRGILVSMTALGRERVDAAIATLLVAERELLDALSPADQDRLAGLLRKLSLDFDAPDVD, encoded by the coding sequence ATGCCCGCCCACGACGAGGTCGACCGTATTGTCGACGCCTGGTTGCGCGAGCGCCCCGACCTCGACTTCGCACCGCTGCAGGTGCTCAGTCGTGTCGCGCGGCTCTCGAAGCACCTCGACCGGGCGCGCCGTGCGGCATTCGGCGAGTCCGGGTTGGAGCCGTGGGAGTTCGACGTGCTCTCCGCCCTGCGCCGCGCCGGGTCCCCGTACCAGCTGAGCCCGAAGGCGCTGCTGCAGCAGACCTTGGTCTCGAGCGGCACCATGACCAACCGCATCGACCGGCTGGTGGAGCGTCAGCTGGTGGAACGCCGCACCGACCCGCACGACGGCCGCGGCATCCTGGTCTCGATGACCGCGCTAGGACGTGAACGAGTGGATGCCGCGATCGCCACGCTGCTCGTGGCCGAGCGGGAGCTGCTCGACGCCCTCTCCCCCGCCGACCAGGATCGGCTGGCGGGGCTGCTGCGCAAGCTCAGCCTCGACTTCGACGCGCCGGATGTCGACTGA
- the pstS gene encoding phosphate ABC transporter substrate-binding protein PstS produces MALLLVGLIAFSAVSPVETARAVDSWEPITGTGSTWSQNAIAHWRTDVAQDDGIVVNYSGVGSTAGRRDFIQGAVDFAVSELPFQPNPEDGSAPEVPPRGYTYVPLVAGGTAFMYHLKIDGQRVTDLRLSGETITKIFAGAITNWNDPAIQADNPGLVMPDKEIVPVVRSDWSGSTAQFTGWMSTQYPSIWPHGATQRFPTPANGKAQAGSSGVAGYVSQGYGDGAITYVENSYALEAGFPAAKVLNEAGYYVAPTAPAVSIALLGAQTDAQGVQQLAGVYNSLDARAYPLSTYSYMIVPTEVGGVFTENKGRTLGAVASYAVCEGQQRADALGYAPLPINLVQEASSRIASIPGASGFELQGCANPTFAPGDTITSNMLLATAPSPSESDRDARPTVPENGSALSVSVVTTNVFALVASLTDIDLGEVRRNRVTTGHELGDIRVIDDRDHLTGWDLRIDVHDFVHTADAAKTIRSSALGYAPTATSLLPGIALGSPQEAGSANYSAPLASGEPDSWTTEDGFALGAELNLRAPISAQAGTYRSTLTLTLLPR; encoded by the coding sequence GTGGCACTGCTCCTCGTGGGATTGATCGCGTTCTCAGCCGTGTCGCCAGTGGAAACGGCGCGGGCGGTGGACTCGTGGGAGCCGATCACCGGCACGGGCTCGACATGGTCGCAGAACGCGATCGCCCATTGGAGAACCGATGTGGCGCAAGACGACGGGATCGTGGTGAACTACTCCGGCGTCGGGTCGACGGCCGGTCGTCGCGACTTCATCCAGGGCGCCGTCGATTTCGCGGTGAGCGAGCTTCCGTTCCAGCCCAACCCCGAAGACGGCTCGGCGCCCGAGGTACCGCCGCGCGGGTACACGTATGTGCCGCTTGTCGCAGGCGGCACGGCGTTCATGTATCACCTGAAGATCGACGGCCAAAGGGTCACCGATCTGCGGCTGTCTGGCGAGACGATTACGAAGATCTTCGCCGGTGCGATCACGAACTGGAACGACCCGGCGATCCAAGCCGATAACCCGGGGCTGGTGATGCCCGACAAGGAGATCGTGCCGGTGGTGCGCTCCGACTGGTCGGGATCGACCGCGCAGTTCACGGGCTGGATGTCGACCCAGTATCCGTCGATCTGGCCGCACGGTGCGACCCAGCGGTTCCCGACGCCGGCAAACGGGAAGGCGCAGGCCGGTTCGTCAGGTGTCGCGGGGTACGTGAGCCAGGGTTACGGCGACGGTGCGATCACTTACGTCGAGAACTCTTACGCACTTGAGGCGGGTTTCCCCGCGGCCAAGGTGCTCAACGAAGCGGGATACTACGTGGCACCCACCGCACCTGCGGTGTCCATCGCATTGCTGGGAGCCCAAACCGACGCGCAGGGCGTGCAGCAACTTGCGGGGGTCTACAACAGCCTGGATGCCAGGGCCTACCCGCTCTCAACCTACTCCTACATGATCGTGCCGACCGAGGTCGGCGGCGTGTTCACCGAGAACAAGGGCCGAACGCTCGGCGCCGTCGCGTCGTATGCGGTTTGCGAGGGACAGCAGCGTGCCGACGCGCTCGGTTACGCACCGCTGCCGATCAATCTCGTACAGGAGGCGAGCTCACGCATCGCGAGCATCCCGGGGGCGTCCGGTTTCGAACTGCAGGGCTGCGCGAACCCGACGTTTGCACCCGGCGACACGATCACATCGAACATGTTGCTCGCGACAGCCCCGAGTCCGTCGGAGAGTGACCGCGATGCCCGACCGACCGTGCCCGAGAACGGGTCGGCGCTCAGTGTCAGCGTCGTTACGACGAACGTCTTCGCGCTGGTGGCTTCGCTCACCGACATCGATCTCGGAGAGGTGCGACGGAATCGGGTGACCACGGGGCACGAGCTGGGCGACATCCGGGTCATCGACGACCGCGACCACCTGACGGGCTGGGACCTCCGAATCGACGTGCACGACTTCGTCCACACCGCGGATGCCGCGAAGACGATCCGTTCGAGCGCGCTCGGGTATGCGCCCACGGCGACGAGCCTCCTTCCCGGCATCGCGTTGGGTTCACCTCAGGAGGCGGGTTCGGCGAACTACTCGGCGCCCCTGGCCAGCGGCGAACCCGACTCGTGGACCACCGAAGATGGATTCGCCCTCGGCGCCGAGCTGAACCTCCGGGCACCCATCAGTGCACAGGCAGGGACCTACCGCTCGACGCTCACCCTCACGCTGCTGCCTCGCTGA
- a CDS encoding phosphate ABC transporter ATP-binding protein, with protein MDSPQQPEPLAALEGRNISAWFGDHQVLDRVSLTMEAGVITSLIGPSGCGKSTFLRILNRMHELVPSASLAGEVLLDGVDIYDPSRKLVDARKDIGMVFQKPNPFPAQSIYDNVIAGLKLTGTRASRDEKDALVESCLTKAGLWKEVKDRLRAPGAGLSGGQQQRLCIARSLAVKPRVLLMDEPCSALDPTSTRVIEETMLELAQEVTIVIVTHNMQQAQRVSQQCAFFLASQGTPGGIVEHGDTEAMFGDPIDPRTYDYVNGRFG; from the coding sequence ATGGACAGCCCGCAGCAGCCGGAGCCGCTGGCCGCTCTGGAGGGACGCAACATCTCCGCGTGGTTCGGCGACCACCAGGTGCTCGACCGGGTGTCGCTCACCATGGAGGCCGGCGTGATCACCTCGCTGATCGGTCCGTCTGGATGCGGCAAATCGACGTTCTTGCGCATCCTGAACCGCATGCATGAGCTGGTGCCGTCGGCGTCGCTGGCCGGTGAGGTGCTGCTGGATGGTGTGGACATCTACGACCCGAGCCGCAAGCTCGTCGATGCGCGCAAGGACATCGGGATGGTGTTCCAGAAGCCGAACCCGTTCCCGGCGCAGTCGATCTACGACAACGTCATCGCCGGGCTGAAGCTGACCGGCACCCGCGCGTCGCGCGACGAGAAGGACGCGCTGGTGGAGTCCTGCCTCACCAAGGCGGGCCTGTGGAAAGAGGTCAAGGACCGGCTGCGCGCCCCGGGTGCCGGCCTGTCCGGTGGGCAGCAGCAGCGGCTGTGCATCGCGCGCTCGCTCGCGGTCAAGCCCCGAGTGCTGCTCATGGACGAGCCCTGCTCCGCACTTGACCCAACCTCCACCCGGGTGATCGAGGAGACGATGCTCGAGCTGGCGCAGGAGGTGACGATCGTGATCGTCACGCACAACATGCAGCAGGCGCAGCGCGTCTCACAGCAGTGCGCGTTCTTCCTCGCCTCGCAGGGCACGCCCGGCGGCATCGTCGAGCACGGCGACACGGAAGCCATGTTCGGCGACCCGATCGACCCACGCACCTACGACTACGTGAACGGCCGGTTCGGATAA
- a CDS encoding sortase encodes MLSPRDRLIRGILIATAVLLLALVLNVTVVGQVRHLVSQQQLSDTFRDQLEEGVAPVSEGDVHNVLLPDGAPVALLEIPKLGVREVVVEGTDSATTQAGPGHRRDTMLPGQAGVSVIMGRAAAYGGPFARLQELAPGDVLTIVTGQGEHTFEVMGLRYAGDPAPPPLKAGESRVVLTTARGIPYSPSGIARVDARLTSEAQPSGARLTNFFTLPEADRELSGDTSMVWALVFALQFLVAVEIAAVWAFRNVGTRRTWIVFVPLTLVAGLWVTGEIVRLLPNLL; translated from the coding sequence GTGCTGTCGCCGCGGGACCGGTTGATCCGCGGCATCCTGATCGCGACAGCGGTACTGCTGCTGGCGCTCGTGCTGAACGTCACGGTCGTGGGCCAGGTGCGGCACCTCGTGTCGCAGCAGCAGCTGAGTGACACGTTCCGCGACCAGCTGGAAGAGGGCGTCGCGCCGGTGAGCGAGGGCGACGTGCATAACGTGTTGCTTCCCGACGGCGCGCCGGTTGCCCTGCTTGAGATTCCGAAGCTTGGCGTGAGAGAGGTCGTTGTCGAGGGCACCGACTCCGCCACAACGCAGGCCGGGCCTGGGCACCGCCGTGACACTATGCTGCCCGGGCAGGCCGGTGTCAGCGTCATCATGGGCCGTGCGGCTGCCTACGGCGGCCCGTTCGCCCGTCTGCAGGAACTCGCGCCCGGTGACGTGCTCACAATCGTCACGGGCCAGGGCGAGCACACGTTTGAGGTGATGGGGCTGCGGTATGCGGGCGACCCCGCTCCGCCGCCCTTGAAAGCGGGCGAGAGCCGTGTCGTTCTCACCACCGCGCGGGGCATTCCCTATTCGCCGTCGGGAATCGCCCGCGTCGACGCGCGCCTCACCAGCGAAGCTCAACCCTCGGGTGCCAGGCTGACGAACTTCTTCACCCTGCCCGAGGCCGACCGCGAGCTGAGCGGCGACACCTCGATGGTGTGGGCGCTGGTGTTCGCGCTGCAGTTCCTCGTGGCCGTCGAGATTGCCGCGGTGTGGGCCTTCCGCAACGTCGGCACGCGGCGCACCTGGATCGTCTTTGTACCGCTCACTCTCGTCGCTGGCCTGTGGGTCACGGGCGAGATCGTGAGACTCCTCCCGAATCTGCTGTAG
- a CDS encoding WxL protein peptidoglycan domain-containing protein, which yields MLTSPELMRARKRIRSTLFAFAALLIAVPVGFAAPAHAEDKIGVSARPASADGNPDGRTRFSYKVDPGQRTDDHLLVANTGTTEQNFTIVGTDAFNGEEGEFALLPTDEEPKAIGQWVRFENGANRIEFTLSPGQSRLLPFSLELPAEATPGDHVGGLIASVVTPGDQVTVDRRVGTRIYARVSGQMQPGLTISGIESSYVGDWWNPFAGAVRVNYTVKNSGNIALASNVSLGVRTWFGAAASADKGEGIPELLPGFTRTVETEIPAVAAWGYLNPWVTLKPFVDDSDSSKRLPVAETSRDSVLIALPWVLGILIALVALVFVFRRWRRTVDAKRAAAWIEHTENEARRKIEAERAADEVKEPVGASASGASDT from the coding sequence GTGCTCACTTCACCCGAACTCATGCGCGCCCGTAAGCGCATTCGCTCCACTCTGTTCGCCTTCGCTGCCCTACTCATTGCCGTCCCAGTCGGGTTTGCCGCGCCGGCGCACGCCGAGGACAAGATCGGTGTCTCTGCCCGACCGGCGAGCGCCGACGGAAACCCGGACGGCCGCACACGATTCAGCTACAAGGTGGATCCCGGGCAGCGCACCGACGACCATCTTCTGGTGGCCAACACCGGTACCACCGAGCAGAACTTCACGATCGTGGGCACCGACGCCTTCAACGGGGAAGAGGGCGAGTTCGCGCTGCTGCCGACCGACGAGGAGCCAAAGGCCATCGGCCAGTGGGTACGTTTCGAAAACGGGGCGAACCGCATCGAGTTCACGCTTAGTCCGGGCCAGAGCCGCCTGCTGCCGTTCTCTCTCGAGTTGCCCGCCGAGGCTACCCCCGGTGACCATGTCGGCGGACTCATCGCCTCGGTGGTCACCCCGGGTGATCAGGTCACCGTTGACCGGCGCGTCGGAACCCGCATCTACGCACGCGTCTCGGGCCAGATGCAGCCGGGCCTGACGATCAGTGGGATCGAAAGCTCGTATGTCGGCGACTGGTGGAACCCGTTCGCGGGCGCCGTACGGGTCAACTACACGGTGAAGAACAGTGGCAACATCGCCCTCGCCTCGAATGTCTCGCTCGGCGTGCGCACCTGGTTCGGCGCTGCTGCCTCGGCGGACAAGGGCGAAGGAATTCCCGAGCTTCTGCCTGGCTTCACTCGCACCGTAGAAACCGAGATTCCCGCCGTCGCGGCCTGGGGTTACCTCAACCCGTGGGTCACCCTCAAGCCGTTCGTCGACGATAGTGACAGCAGCAAGCGCCTGCCGGTAGCCGAGACCTCGCGCGATTCGGTGCTCATCGCCCTCCCGTGGGTCCTCGGCATCCTCATCGCCCTCGTCGCACTGGTCTTCGTCTTCCGCCGCTGGCGTCGTACCGTGGACGCGAAGCGCGCCGCCGCCTGGATTGAGCACACCGAGAACGAGGCTCGTCGCAAGATCGAGGCCGAGCGAGCTGCTGACGAGGTCAAGGAGCCTGTGGGCGCCAGCGCGTCCGGCGCGAGCGACACGTGA
- the pstS gene encoding phosphate ABC transporter substrate-binding protein PstS, whose amino-acid sequence MTPPKRRLKRLVAALGVALLSIGIAMPSHAASWEVITGTGSTWSQNALDQWRTNVASNYGMTVNYSGVGSSAGRRDFIMGSIDYAVSEIPFQSRPEDNSAPEVPKRGYAYMPIVAGGTAFMYHLNIGGKRVTNLRLSGETITKIFTGGIKKWNDPAIVADNPGLAMPDKNIVPVVRSDGSGSTAQFTLWMSKQHPSLWNAFCATVNRPNPCGLTSQYPLFGSAKGQSGSSGVAGYVSQGYGEGAITYVEYSYALEAGFPVAKVLNASDHYVEPTADSVAVALLEAQINTTAGSADYLTQILDGVYNSTDPRTYPLSSYSYMIVPTEVGGVFTTAKGNTLGAFASYMLCEGQQQAEDLGYSPLPMNLVLAGFDQIKRIPGAGSASVDVNACNNPTFKPGDSPNSNQLALTAAQPADCDKRGPNQCVTGTAGAKQETAVTGSGTGGAAAGAAGAGAGGAGGAAGASGAGAAAGAAGGTGAAGAVVAAPPVYDESGNLISGGTGAITGVALASPFTVDDERWGWQQSAMLGAVLLLLAAIVLPPVVSPWLLRRKSGADK is encoded by the coding sequence ATGACCCCGCCGAAGCGTCGCCTCAAGCGACTTGTCGCCGCCCTCGGTGTGGCGCTGCTCTCCATCGGAATCGCCATGCCCTCGCACGCCGCGTCGTGGGAGGTCATTACCGGAACCGGATCCACGTGGTCGCAGAACGCGCTCGACCAGTGGCGTACCAACGTGGCATCCAACTACGGCATGACGGTGAACTACTCGGGCGTCGGTTCATCGGCCGGTCGTCGTGATTTCATCATGGGCAGCATCGACTACGCGGTCAGCGAGATCCCCTTCCAGTCGCGTCCCGAAGACAACTCCGCTCCGGAGGTGCCGAAGCGCGGCTACGCTTACATGCCCATCGTCGCCGGTGGTACGGCGTTCATGTACCACCTGAACATTGGCGGCAAGCGGGTCACGAACCTCCGCCTGTCCGGCGAGACGATCACTAAGATCTTCACCGGTGGAATCAAGAAGTGGAACGACCCGGCGATCGTCGCGGACAACCCGGGCCTGGCGATGCCCGACAAGAACATCGTGCCCGTCGTGCGATCGGACGGCTCGGGATCGACGGCCCAATTCACGCTGTGGATGTCGAAGCAGCATCCGTCGCTCTGGAACGCCTTCTGCGCCACGGTCAACCGACCGAACCCCTGTGGGCTGACATCGCAGTACCCGCTGTTCGGCAGCGCCAAGGGGCAGAGCGGCTCGTCCGGTGTGGCCGGCTATGTCAGCCAGGGCTACGGCGAGGGCGCCATCACGTACGTTGAGTACTCCTACGCGCTTGAGGCGGGCTTCCCGGTCGCCAAGGTGCTGAACGCGTCCGACCACTACGTTGAGCCCACTGCAGACTCGGTGGCGGTCGCCCTACTGGAGGCGCAGATCAACACCACCGCGGGATCGGCCGATTACCTGACGCAGATCCTCGACGGCGTCTACAACAGCACGGACCCGCGCACCTATCCGCTCTCCAGCTACTCGTACATGATCGTGCCCACCGAGGTAGGCGGCGTGTTCACCACCGCCAAGGGCAATACGCTGGGCGCTTTCGCCAGCTATATGCTGTGCGAGGGGCAGCAACAGGCCGAAGACCTTGGCTATTCGCCACTACCGATGAACCTGGTGCTTGCCGGCTTCGACCAGATCAAGCGCATTCCCGGGGCGGGTTCGGCCAGCGTCGACGTGAATGCCTGCAACAACCCGACCTTCAAGCCGGGTGACTCGCCGAACAGCAACCAGCTCGCGCTCACGGCGGCGCAGCCGGCTGACTGCGACAAGCGTGGACCGAACCAGTGTGTGACCGGTACCGCCGGCGCCAAGCAGGAGACCGCAGTGACCGGGTCTGGCACGGGCGGAGCTGCCGCGGGTGCTGCTGGTGCCGGTGCCGGCGGTGCCGGCGGCGCTGCTGGAGCTTCGGGCGCTGGCGCGGCTGCCGGCGCCGCGGGCGGCACTGGTGCAGCCGGGGCAGTTGTCGCTGCGCCGCCGGTCTACGACGAGAGCGGCAACCTGATCTCGGGGGGAACCGGCGCCATCACGGGTGTCGCGCTCGCTTCACCGTTCACAGTTGACGATGAGCGCTGGGGCTGGCAGCAGTCGGCGATGCTCGGTGCAGTGCTGCTGCTGCTCGCGGCGATCGTGCTTCCGCCCGTCGTCTCTCCGTGGCTGCTGCGCCGCAAGTCGGGAGCAGACAAATGA
- the pstA gene encoding phosphate ABC transporter permease PstA, which yields MTITLDATATATTTVTDELPEAEARTNIPIRDGIELGPRRRVRSARLDDQYAVLGAAAGALAIAVLLFGWIAPLSGIVGFVAVAFLGFIALYALLVSTTSDGREVTDRIMTVVLSSAGLILFGALLFVVIFTLLRGQEALVHVNFFFNDMEFAGPLDGLDVGGVAHALVGTLIQIGIALAISIPLGIVTALFLNEIGGRFARFVRTIVDAMTALPSIVAGLFVYSAIILVFTHQRSGFAAALAITVMMLPIIVRASDVVLRLVAGNLREASYALGASRWRTVWHVVLPTARSGLVTAVILGTARGIGETSPVLLTSGITNVMNTNPFQGPMISLPLQVFDFVRSPEPNIVARGFGTAAVLLLLVLALFAIARLIGGRGAGNLSPRQQRAARAASARDAARINTAARRAASAPPLEEPR from the coding sequence ATGACGATCACACTCGACGCCACCGCAACCGCCACCACCACCGTCACCGACGAGCTGCCCGAGGCCGAAGCACGCACCAACATCCCGATCCGCGACGGAATCGAGCTCGGCCCGCGCCGCCGAGTACGCTCGGCCCGCCTCGACGACCAGTACGCCGTGCTCGGCGCGGCCGCTGGCGCCTTGGCCATCGCCGTGTTGTTGTTCGGCTGGATTGCACCGCTGAGCGGAATCGTCGGCTTCGTGGCCGTCGCGTTCCTCGGCTTCATCGCGCTGTACGCACTACTGGTAAGCACCACCTCCGACGGACGCGAAGTAACCGATCGCATCATGACGGTAGTGCTCTCGAGTGCCGGCCTCATCCTGTTCGGTGCTCTGCTGTTCGTCGTGATCTTCACGCTGCTGCGCGGGCAAGAGGCGCTCGTCCACGTGAATTTCTTCTTCAACGACATGGAGTTCGCCGGCCCGCTCGACGGACTCGACGTCGGCGGTGTCGCGCACGCCCTCGTAGGCACGCTCATCCAGATCGGCATCGCCCTGGCCATCTCGATCCCACTCGGCATCGTCACCGCCCTGTTCCTGAACGAGATCGGCGGCCGCTTCGCGCGGTTCGTGCGCACTATCGTCGACGCGATGACCGCGCTGCCCTCGATCGTCGCCGGCCTGTTCGTCTACTCCGCAATCATCCTGGTCTTCACCCATCAGCGCTCGGGTTTCGCGGCCGCGCTCGCGATCACGGTGATGATGCTGCCGATCATCGTGCGGGCATCGGATGTCGTGCTTCGACTGGTCGCCGGAAACCTGCGTGAGGCGTCCTATGCTCTCGGGGCATCACGGTGGCGCACGGTGTGGCACGTGGTGCTGCCGACCGCTCGCTCGGGTCTGGTCACCGCGGTGATCCTCGGAACGGCGCGCGGCATCGGCGAGACCTCGCCCGTGCTGCTCACCTCGGGCATCACGAACGTGATGAACACCAACCCGTTCCAGGGCCCGATGATCTCGCTGCCGTTGCAGGTGTTCGACTTCGTGCGCTCGCCCGAGCCGAACATCGTCGCCCGCGGTTTCGGCACCGCCGCGGTGCTGCTGCTGCTGGTGCTCGCCCTCTTTGCAATCGCCCGCCTGATCGGCGGTCGCGGAGCAGGCAACCTGTCGCCGCGGCAGCAGCGCGCCGCCCGGGCAGCCTCGGCACGCGACGCCGCCCGAATCAATACCGCCGCCCGCCGCGCGGCATCCGCACCACCTCTGGAGGAACCACGATGA
- the pstC gene encoding phosphate ABC transporter permease subunit PstC gives MLTTLPATSRTDVLDELGNPVTQPKRSLQAKPSGSDRAFRTIATSAGAITVCVMLAVGLFLSLRAGDAISVAGFGFLTEQQWSPETGTFGIAAVLFGTVMIAIIAMCVSVPLALGTSLLISEVLMGRLKQWAITLVDLMAAVPSVVFGLWGVFFLQESIIPVSRWISTYFGWIPFFAVTDQDGAAMTDASAFTSSAFIAGIVVGLMVVPTQTSIMREAFMQAPAGEREAAFALGSTRWGMIGAVVLPFGRGGIIGGTMLGLGRALGETIAVYMIISPIFTINWQALKTGSNSVSALVALRYGEASEFALSALMAAGLVLFLITLVINFTASSIVARSRSGADSEG, from the coding sequence ATGCTGACCACGCTGCCCGCGACATCCAGGACTGACGTCCTGGACGAACTCGGCAACCCGGTGACCCAGCCGAAGCGGTCACTCCAGGCAAAGCCATCCGGCTCCGACCGTGCATTCCGCACCATCGCCACCTCGGCGGGCGCCATCACCGTGTGCGTGATGCTCGCGGTCGGCCTGTTCCTGTCGCTCCGTGCCGGTGACGCGATCTCCGTCGCCGGCTTCGGCTTCCTCACCGAGCAGCAGTGGTCGCCCGAGACTGGCACATTCGGCATCGCCGCGGTGCTGTTCGGCACCGTGATGATCGCCATCATCGCGATGTGCGTGTCGGTGCCGCTGGCGCTCGGAACCTCGCTGCTTATCTCCGAAGTACTGATGGGCCGTCTCAAACAGTGGGCCATCACGCTGGTCGACCTGATGGCCGCCGTGCCGAGCGTGGTCTTCGGACTGTGGGGCGTGTTCTTCCTACAGGAGAGCATCATCCCGGTCTCGCGCTGGATCTCTACCTACTTCGGCTGGATCCCTTTCTTCGCGGTGACCGATCAAGATGGCGCCGCGATGACCGACGCGTCGGCCTTCACCTCATCAGCGTTCATCGCCGGCATCGTGGTCGGCCTGATGGTGGTGCCGACGCAGACCTCGATCATGCGCGAAGCGTTCATGCAGGCGCCCGCGGGGGAGCGGGAGGCCGCGTTCGCGCTCGGCTCCACGCGCTGGGGCATGATCGGCGCCGTCGTGCTGCCGTTCGGCCGCGGCGGCATCATCGGTGGAACGATGCTCGGCCTCGGTCGCGCGTTGGGCGAGACGATCGCGGTCTACATGATCATCTCGCCGATCTTCACGATCAACTGGCAGGCGCTGAAGACCGGCAGCAACTCGGTATCCGCGCTCGTCGCCCTGCGCTACGGCGAGGCGAGTGAGTTCGCGCTCTCGGCGCTGATGGCGGCGGGCCTCGTTCTCTTCCTCATCACCCTGGTGATCAACTTCACCGCGTCGTCGATTGTCGCGCGGTCCCGGTCCGGCGCAGATAGCGAGGGATGA
- a CDS encoding PASTA domain-containing protein, translated as MADSPTGLIAGRYRLGELLGTGGSASVFAAIDERDQSAVAVKILHPHLASSLAAREAIFAEARAATALQHPNVAAAFDVGVHDVGEGALAWIAMQRAPGLTLSEMVHQRGPLRIDDALTLAEGVLLALEASHAIGLIHRDISPANVMIDLADGHPLTVSGVRLLDFGLADAAGRAAISVDADIPERHGILGSAHYTSPEQANGAAVDERGDLYQLGGVLHFALTGQPPYPRDTVQATLAAHVNAPPAVPSVTRRGIPRVIDRIVVKAMIKDPAARFQTAAGMAVAVREVRGMLAASTADELTPDAADQGDSRTRVLSPAAETVVLRQTVPPSGSAGTAKPTKPKRAPRRATTGAGRGVGAGLAGLVVAGLIVTSWLLASASPGTVVAEPPSTSSASPEPTASTAPQPSRAPRPAVTGATVPAVEFATLHAARAALVAVGLTIGEITVQNSTEAGDTVLGASPAPGSPLPLGGRVDLVVASGSNTVPEVRGMSQADAEATIRSAGFTTSVRTSTAPAAGPIGSALSVGTVLSSVPSAQSQLRLGDEVALVVAAAPREPATPTPTPTPTPTPTPTPAPSQSPAPPADAASDPR; from the coding sequence ATGGCCGACTCACCCACCGGCCTGATCGCGGGCCGCTACCGGCTCGGCGAACTGCTCGGAACAGGTGGCTCCGCGTCGGTCTTCGCCGCCATCGATGAGCGCGACCAGTCCGCGGTTGCCGTCAAGATCCTGCACCCGCACCTGGCGAGCTCTCTCGCAGCGCGAGAAGCGATCTTCGCCGAGGCACGCGCGGCGACGGCCCTGCAGCATCCCAATGTCGCGGCAGCATTCGACGTCGGCGTGCACGATGTGGGGGAGGGGGCGCTCGCCTGGATCGCCATGCAGCGCGCGCCCGGCCTTACCCTCAGCGAAATGGTGCACCAGCGCGGCCCGCTCCGGATTGACGACGCGCTCACCCTCGCCGAGGGAGTGCTGCTCGCGCTCGAGGCCTCCCATGCGATCGGGCTCATCCACCGTGACATTTCGCCCGCGAACGTCATGATCGACCTGGCCGACGGCCATCCACTCACCGTCTCCGGTGTGCGCCTGCTCGACTTCGGCCTGGCCGACGCCGCCGGCCGCGCCGCGATCAGCGTCGACGCCGACATCCCGGAACGGCACGGCATCCTCGGCAGCGCCCACTACACGTCGCCCGAGCAGGCCAACGGTGCCGCCGTCGACGAGCGGGGCGACCTCTACCAACTCGGCGGCGTGCTGCACTTCGCGCTGACCGGCCAGCCGCCCTACCCGCGAGACACCGTGCAGGCCACATTGGCCGCGCACGTGAACGCGCCGCCCGCGGTGCCCTCCGTCACGCGTCGCGGTATCCCTCGGGTTATCGACCGCATCGTGGTCAAGGCGATGATCAAAGACCCCGCGGCCCGATTCCAGACAGCCGCCGGAATGGCCGTCGCGGTGCGTGAGGTGCGCGGCATGCTTGCCGCTTCGACCGCGGACGAGCTGACACCGGATGCCGCGGACCAGGGCGACTCGCGCACCCGAGTACTGAGCCCGGCCGCAGAGACCGTGGTGCTGCGCCAGACCGTGCCGCCCAGCGGCAGCGCAGGAACGGCCAAACCGACCAAACCGAAACGAGCACCGCGCCGCGCCACCACCGGTGCGGGCCGAGGCGTCGGGGCGGGGCTCGCCGGCCTGGTCGTGGCAGGGCTCATCGTCACGTCGTGGCTGCTCGCGTCGGCGTCGCCCGGTACCGTCGTGGCCGAACCGCCGAGCACTTCGTCGGCCAGCCCCGAGCCGACCGCGAGCACAGCGCCGCAACCGTCTCGAGCACCACGCCCCGCCGTGACCGGGGCCACAGTTCCGGCCGTGGAGTTTGCGACCCTCCACGCTGCGCGGGCGGCCCTAGTTGCCGTCGGCCTGACGATTGGCGAAATAACCGTTCAGAACTCCACCGAGGCCGGCGACACCGTGCTCGGAGCCTCGCCGGCACCGGGCTCGCCGTTGCCGCTGGGTGGCAGGGTCGATCTCGTGGTGGCGTCCGGCTCGAACACGGTGCCAGAGGTGCGGGGGATGTCGCAGGCCGACGCCGAGGCGACGATCCGATCCGCCGGGTTCACCACTTCGGTGCGCACGAGTACGGCCCCCGCCGCCGGCCCAATCGGCAGCGCGCTGAGCGTGGGCACCGTGCTGTCTAGCGTACCTAGCGCTCAATCCCAGCTGCGTCTCGGCGATGAGGTCGCCCTGGTGGTGGCAGCCGCCCCGCGCGAGCCGGCGACGCCAACACCGACTCCCACGCCAACCCCCACACCTACTCCCACTCCGGCGCCGAGCCAGTCGCCCGCGCCGCCCGCAGACGCGGCATCCGACCCGCGTTAG